One Argentina anserina chromosome 6, drPotAnse1.1, whole genome shotgun sequence genomic window, AGATATGGAGTATGGGTATTTTATAGCAGATATTCGGATGGATCCAAGATTTGCCAATCTAACATCAGTGCGTGATTTATGTCGGCAATTAGTTGAATCAAGAAAAGGAGCATTCTTTTCTATGATCTATAGATTGATTTGTCTTGTGCTTACTTTGCCGGTCtctacaacaacaatagagaGAACATTTTCATCTATGAACTTCATAAAGAACAGACTTCAAAACAAGATGGAAGATGAGTTTCTTGATGATCTGATGGTTCTGAACATTGAAAAGGATCTTGCCGATAGCATTGACAATGATTCTTTAATTACAGAGTTCAAATTGAACGGGTCTCGTATGGTGCAATTTAGATAGTTTAGTATTATTTACAACATATCTATGCTTGTTGTTTTCAAATCACGGAGTTCGGATTTATGTCCCTCATATTGTatgtttttattgaaaataaaaaaaagacgtGAGAATGAGCTTCCCACTGGGTTCCAaacctcaaaaaaaaattgtgtccTTAGTAACTAGCCTAGACAACTTTCGGATCTTGGATCCGCTTCTGCATAACATGAAGAACATAGAGTTGATATAGAGGACCATGCTGATGGCACTTGGACTCTCGTCATATCCATTTACTCAATCGACAATGTATTGACCAGCGCAAACGTAGACTCGTAATAATTACCAACAATAACACCACCACCGATTGCATTCTCATCAACATCGTCATCAATCACATAAATATCAATCATCACCCGCATACGCAGTCTCTTCCCACCTGCATAAGGACTAGGTTTCGGTGCCGCCTCAGAGGCTTTGAACATTACTTTCTCCACCATGGAGCTACGCTCTTCCAGTGGGACTAGCAGTTGTCGAAGGGTTTCAGATAAGACAACATTCATGTATGATGAGCTAGAGTCGTCAAGTTCGATCGAAGTCCTCTTCTCGATCACCCGGGGGATGACATCGCTGTCTAGGAGTCGGTCCACCTCGTTGGATGTGACGCGTCTGATCACCGCCTCGAATTTCATCAAGAAGATATTGGCGGTGCGTAGGTTTCTGTtagagaggagagatctcacatctaagaagtgacaaagaaaataaagtttataagTTGGtatataataaccaattgtaccgaagccttttgtgattaaaacccaatacatgtgaggtggttaagttgagacaatatcgATACAGTTAGTCCACGGGCCAcgtttgtcgctgtttaacatggtatcagagcggatccctctccagtcgcgcctccaatctatcgtgggcccgagttgggtgccatTTTGTCATGGGCTCAAGatgggtgtcattatcatgcCATCAAagagtttccgattggatggtcaccaagtgtcgttggttactggaccttggtttatttcgtctCAGTATGTGgaatgttaatctgtcacgtgcaaacctaaaaattatgttgcacgtgagggggcgtgttggagaggagagatctcacatctaagaagtgacaaagaaaataaagtttataagtgggtggataacaaccaattgtaccaaggtcttttgtgattaaaacctaaCACCTGTGAgatggctaagttgggacaatatcggtacagttagTTCACGgaccacgcttgtcgctgttttaACAGTTTCCAGGTTCAATGACGCCTACAAGTACGTTGCAAAAAGCATCACCCACCACTTGCCAATACTCACTACTGGCCATGGCCATGTACGTTCTTGACTGGTTTGAACAAGAATTCaaggaaagaataagaaagatAGAGTTTTGAAAGAGACAAAGAAACATCTATAAGAATGGTAAGAAATAGGGGGCATAAGTACAATTCTTATcgctagagagagagatatcaAAATGACCGTACGTGTCCGCCCTTAAGTAGGATTTTTTCACTCAACAAGACAACAGAAGAGTACTGAACAAAACAGATTGTGTTGAAGAAGCCAAGAGTACTGCTTcttcaagaaaaataaaacaggGAGTGCTGAAGAAGCAGAAGCAAAGCTTCCCCAGGATAACGGATTGTGTTGCCTTGGTGTGCACACAATTGCTTCCTACTCCCATCTCTGTAGACCTGTTTTTTCCCAAAGCTAGACCAGCTGCCCTGGCTAGTTCTCGACTGTTTATTCCAACTGGTGAAGGAAAATACTCACGAATCGTGACGTATCTGCTGGAGTACGTTTGTATCTGAGCTCACTCTCCAAAATCATGGCGTTTTGCAGTAATCAATAACCATGAGAACTGCATGAAATCAGGCACTTAATTACTTGATCGACTACATGAGAACTGCTATAGTGGAGCACAAAAAATCAGGCACTTAATTACTTGACTACATGAGAACTGCTATAGTTTGACCAAAATCAACAACCATTCTCACTCTTCCTCCTTACTTGTTTCCCAGTGTGACAGAGCTTCTGCAACTTGGAGTGATAGGGAGATTCCTCAGATTTTCATTCAGAAAAAATGAATCTCTCTTCACAAACCTCATTGCCCTTGAACAGTTTGAATAAGCATACtaggaaagaaaataagaaaggtAAAGATTGATGTACTGGATGTTATGTTCTCTTTCACAAAGAAACTTCTATGAAAATGATAAGAAACTGGGGGCATATATACTTCTAATATAGTTGAAACTGAACAACTGTGTACCTGTGAGTGCGCGGTCCCACGAAAACAGAGAGTTCTGAAGAAGCAGAAGCAATTAGCTTCCTTAGACAACGTACAGATTGTACGTGTTACCTTTGTGTGTGCACAACTAAGAGAGAGTGTAACATGCATTTTTTTCGCTGGTTGAGGGGCACATATATAAGCCATTCAAACAACTTTGGCTCATGTACAATGCTTCGCTGAATGTTTTCTAACTCAAACTTCAGTAACAAGAGAGAATGAATTGTGATTGAATTTAGCTATATGACTTGTAGTAAGAGACTAGTTCACATATTCGATCTCTTTCTACGTACAACATGACcaatctagcttctcctttttgGTTAGTTCTCTGCCGATCTAGTTAGCTACCAAATAATGTTTGTTGTTTATCTGAGCAAGATCCTGGCTTACAAAGTTGTATGAATGCTGCGTAATCTATCAGATAGCATGTAATTATATCAGCAAATCACAATGTAATTTATTCAGAAAACAGCAATCTATTAACCAAGCAACAAAAAACGATATAGAAACCTGAACTACACTCAGATTGTTTCCTATTGAATCAAATAGACCCAAATAATAATGCAGACCAGGTATTACTTGGTGATATTTCTCAATAATCTACACCACAAAAGTTCATATTCACTGTAGGTATCGTCAGCAGATGCCTAATACAAACATCACAGTTTTTTAACTCCAACGTCAATCAGGTCAATTTTTGATGTGATCATCCTTGTTGTAATTTTCACCCTCACACCGGCCATATATACTGTTCTATCTTACTACCAGTTGTAGCTGAGTTTCCAAGAATCTAGAAACTCCCAATTAGTATTTCACCGATAGATCAATGTCATGTGTTGCAGAGTTGGAAACTATACTTGCACGTTATAAATTCTCCGTATTCTAAATTCTGTGTTACATTATTTTTGCTTGAAATAAATTAGGAAACTACTAATAAGAACAATAATAGATTCAAGAATGTCAGATACGCATATAGTTATAGAATGAGTAAGATGAACAGAATAtatactacatatatatatatatatatatatatatatgatgcagGATTTGAAAATGTGTTAATTCACAGTATGAGAAGATGACTTACCGGAGAGTTATCGTGAGGGTTGAAGATAGCATGGACTTCTGTTCTGAACCTCAACTTGATGAGGAGATGAATGAAATGAGAGCAATTTTTAGTAATAAATCAATACatgattattttaaaatgacAACATGTCTTATATGCATGTCTGTAAAGTGTAAACTACTTCTTTTCTGTGGGCTGTAAAGAATGAAAGAACAGGTGAGGGCGTTGTTTGTAAAGTATTTGTAAATGACCAGATTCATAATGACAAGTAAATATTgatgaaacaaaaataaaagctCATAAATTTAGTTGAAACTTGGAACAAGGTATGAAAAcggataaatatatattgcagcaaatgaaaagataaatcTTGTATCAGTAAGTGACATATAAACGCAGCAACAAAGAAGAATTCACAATGACATACAGTAATCACGTCGTTTGTTATTCAACACCACCCAAATCAACTATTTGCAAACTCAGTGATAGTGCTTAAACCAGCATATGTTCTCTCCATTTTCACAACCATCTCCTTCCTCACCTCTGCTATGGATCCACCACAACAGATTCGTGAGCGAGTTCCCATCATCATAACCATTCAGGTTCCTAATCTTCGCCAAAGCTCCTTGTTTGTCGTAAATCCCTTGCAAAGTATAGACAAACCCTTTCCAACCTTCTCCAACACCCTCTCTACTCAGAGCTGGTTCTGTCCACTCCACAAGTTGCCTAACAAAGGCAACATCAGAGAACAATACCTCAGAGATAGGTAAAATGGGTAGCAGTTGGATTCCAAGCCGGCACTCTTTCCACTCCGGAGGAGCAAACCACAGTCCGCTGTCCCTCTTATTAGCCCATAGCACTCCCACTACCCTATTTTCCCTTGTGAAATCCTGCTCATAAGTGTTATCTCCCTCTTTTACTTGCCACCACATTTGAGCTGCCTCGATTTCCAAGGCCGCAAGGATTGATCCAGTGGCCACAAGATGAGTGTCTCCATAGGCTAACCCCAACAATGCAGCTGAATAGTAAGCATTCACAGCCTCACTTGTGCTCTCTTGATTCCTACCATCTCCAAATTCTGTCAGCCCTCCTGCCCATGAATGCAACTTATACAAATCAAAGCATCTCAAGCGTGGATAATTTGAGTTTTCCCTCCTGCCTAAGTTCATAAAATCCGCGGCAAGTGCATAAGCTTGAGCCCTATACCTCCTCCCCCATGCTGGATCAATCTTAGCAAGCACTGAAATAGCATAAATAAAGTACCCTAAGTGGTAATGGTGATCATTGTAAATCCCAAACCCGAAATCTGCTCCTGAATCCAATGATCCTTGTTTAGTCACAATACCACCCCATTTACCATCATGCAAGAAACCATTCCCACCAAAAGTACCATCCAACCAAGGCTCAATTGTATCACTCAAATACTTCCTAATCGCCGGGATCACATCAAGATAACACACCTCCTCAGCAATCAAAGCCAACCTAGCAGCTCTAGCAATCAACTTCCCATAAAAATACGAAGAAGTAGTCGCAATTGATGCAGAACTCAAAGCCTCAACATCTTTAACCAGTGCAGAAATGATCTCAGAATAAGAGTCTTGTTTAATACCTCTAGTCGAATGCCAAGTAACCGAAACAGGGTCAGGCTTCAACACCCATGAATCACCCACAACACCAACAAGATCACCATCAATGCTTTTGAACTTGAAATCCTCCAAAACAGTGACATCACAATCGTCACCATCAATGAGCTTCAAATGCAGAGGATGAGCCAGCATAAGCAAGTCTCCCCACCCTTTCTTCTCCCATTTGTACTCCAATGCAAACGGCTTCGTGAACACAGCTTCACCGGAAACAGGGTAGCAAGAGCTGAACCGATCAAGAACAGACTCGAACTGCGGGTCTGATTCCGGCAGTATTGCAATCCTCACAATGCCGGAAAACCCAGTTGAAGTGATCAAGGACACGCTGGGATTAGTAAGATCAATCGAAGAAGATGTGTAGACAAGCCATGTCTGGTTGTTGTTGAGTTTGACGGTGTACTTGGTACGAGACTCATTGGAAGAGAGAGACAGAACAGCGTGGATGGTTGAGATCGAGATGGAAGTCCTGTTCGAAACAGAGCACGTGAGAAACGGGCTTCCGCGTACGAGAAAGAATCGGAGATTGGAGGAAGGGAACTCCAGAGTGATGCTGAGATCATTGAAGGAAGAAATGACGTGTCTTTCTTGTGGGTTTTGGGTGTTGGAGATGGTGAGGTCAGCGTTGAAGACTTGGTACAAGAAAGCGGAGTTGGAGAATCGAGAAGGGTAGCAGAGGGAGAGTGCAGAGGCGGCGGATTTGATGAGGTAGGGGTGGAAGTATTCGGGTTGATCGCCGTTTTTGAGGGTCAAGTTTTGGAAGAAGGAGTTTGTGGGGAGTGGGGTTTTGAGGAGGTTTTGGGAGAAGAAAGGAGAAGGGTCAGGCAGGACTGTGGATTGGGATTGGGGGAATAGGAAAGGGGTTTTCTTGTGTGATTGAGGCATGGTTTCTGGTTcaggtggtggtgatggtgatggtgatgggattggaggaggaggaggaggaggtatATAGGGTTTGGATTTGGGTTTCTTGAAACTCTTGGAGATTAAGGTTTTGACCCTTCTCCTGATCTTTTTgagcattatatatatttgtatgaaACCGAGTCAAATTTGATGGGGGAGGAGATAGAAGGGCAATGGAGTTGGTGGAATTGGGAGAGGGAGAGTAGGAGGAAATGGAGGGAGGTTTAGTTGTGTCAGTTAGAAAAATGGTGGGAAACAACACATATGACATGGCTTGCAATCCTCACCATGCCCAATTTCAAGGTAACTGAGAATTGCAATGTACCCAAAAGAATGTTCAATGGGTTAAGGAAGGTATAAACCATGTGGGTATGAAGCAAGAAGCACTTGGAAGGTAAGCAAGTCTTGGATGACTTTTGCGCGGTTGCTTCCCTTGACAAAAATGGTGTTTGAGCTTGTGTGTGCTACTAAGAAAATGTGGGAGTTTATTAAGTTTTGCTTAATGTAGTCATATTTATTTGATGACTTACAGTTCAGTAGATACTTCATGTGTGATGgcatataaacaaaaaaaaaagatcaaaaaCTTTTTTGTTTGGATCAGATTAGATATGGATCGGGGGGAACGTATAGTCAATGGCTTGTTTGGCTTAAAGaagtaagaaacaaattacTCACATGTATGCATGTATGTTTAAGTCActtttgttgattttgatgtttgttttctttgagATAATGAGGGAGATAGAAGAGGACAATCATCTCTAGCACACCATATATTAgattagaaaaaaagatggagggAAACATGAAACCAAAGCCTCTCTAACAAAATGAAGATTTAGCTACTTACTAAAATGAAATTGAGGAAGACCCAAATGATCATTCCTGTAATGGAAACAAGGGTGCGATTGCCGCGCGAGTTCGCCACACTATTtctgaagaagatgaaccAAAAGTAGCTAAAACATCAACGAATACTTTTTTCCTTCACGAAATATATATGAGAACAGGGTTGGGAGTTGGTACCGAAAAAATGGTACCGAAACCGTTCGTCCCGTACCGAATACTGACGAGACGGGATGAATCGGTACACATACCTGATACCAAACCGATACCGATACCGAAAGGCTATAATCGGGATGGGTCGGTTTCATATGATCCGATACCGAATGGTACCGACCCGAACCGGAAGTCTAAAAGGGATTTTTAcccatatgtttttttttcgggttttagggtttacaGAGACATTCTCTCTCGCCTCCAATTGAGTTCTGAGTCTTCTGACTATTCTCCGATTTCTCCCTCCATCACCAATTCGCTTCCATCACTAATTCACCTCCATGGCTCCATCAATCGACGCATCCTACAAGTGGTAGCTCCCTCCATTACTTCTCCCTTCACCGATTCACTTCCATCACCGATTCGCCTCCATCAATCGACACATCCTACAAATGGTAGCTCCATCCACCACTGCTGCCTTCACCGATTCGCCTCCATCAATCAACGCATCCTACAAGTGGTAGCTCCCTCCATCACTTCTCCCTTCACCGATTCGTCTCTCGGAGTCTCTCCACCCAAGTTCTTCAATGGGAAAACTGAAAGTAAGTGTTTCATATTGTGTTTCATATTGCGTTTCATACTCTGTTTATTTGATCGGTGGCTTGTTGGAAGAGCTTGTAGTGGATTTTGTCTCCTACTTCAACCAAACTTTTGATTTCTTATGCTTTGGAATTGTATTAATTGTGTATTGTTCAGTAGTGAGTCACATTGAGTGTATCAATTAGAGCTATATATGATTTGTTGTTTGATTTTGGTAAACTATTGGAGTTATATCAACTGTGTATCTATTGGAGCTATATATTTGCCGGAGCTATATGTTATTCTGTTTTGTTGTTTAATTGATACTACTGCTCAAGGCAGAAGATGGTGTTACTCTTTGCATTAAAGAGCATGACACATTATCTATTCTTCTTGCATAATTGAGATTAAACTCTATACACTGCTGTAATTAATTTATGACCTTTGTTCCCTACTTTCTATTTGTTTTTCAGATAAAAAAGGGTAAGAAGAGAGTCAAAGATGATGAAGTCTCAGATACAACACCAAAGGCTACAATTAGTAGTCTGTTGTTTGGTTCTTCCCAAGGTACATCTCCATCAGTCCCTGAAACTAATGTAGTAGAATATGATGAACTTATTGCTCGGGCTACTAGAAAACGTAGCCCAATTTGGAAGTATTTTAAAGAGTATAAAGTTACTAAGATTGTTAAGGTGAAGGGGGGAGAAGATAGTGTCATAGAAAAATGGAGGGCTAAGTGTATTTACTGTCCTAAGGGTAAACTAGGAGATTATGCATGTGATTCAACATCAAATGGAAATTCTGGGATGCATAGGCATATCAATAAAACCTGTAAGTTTTATCCGGGTAGGAGAAGTGTGCACAAAAATCAGAAAGTAATTGCTAGAGATAAAAGCAAGGGTAATACGATGAAAATGGTGGcatttaatgaagataaaGTAATGCAGGCTTGTGTTGAAATGGTAGTAGTTGATGAGCTTCCTTTTAGCTTCGTTGAAAAGCAAGGGTTTaggtatttttgttttgttggaaTACCTCAATGGACAGTCCCTTGTAGAAGAACTTTAGTGACTAAGTTTTTGGCTTTGTATGataagaggaagaggaagtttAAGCATAATATCAGGCGCCATAGGGTATGCCTAACTACGGACACTTTGACAAGTGTTCAAAATGTTAACTATATGGTGTTAACAGCCCACTTTGTTGATGACAAGTGGGAAAAGCATAAGAGAGTAATCAATTTCTGCCCTATATCTTCTCACAATGGGAATTCATTTGGTGTTTTAATTGAGTCTTGTTTGCTACAATGAGGGATTAGCAAGGTTTTGACCATCACTATCGACAATGCAGCAGCAAATAAGTGTGCTATTGAGTATGTTAGGTCCAAACTGAACAtaagagaaaaatcagaagcaATTTTAGGTAGTAAGTACGTGCATGTTAGGTGCACAGCACATATCACTAATTTGATTGTTGAAAGTGGATTGAAAAGACTGAATAAAACAGTGTTGGCCATTATAAATGCAGTGAAGTACGTGCGTTCTTCAACAGCAAGGTTAGATAGTTTTAAGGCTGCTGTAGCAAAGGAAGAGATCCCTTGTAAATGCTTATGCGTTATGGACGTTCCCACAAGGTGGAATTCAACATTTCTTATGTTGGAATATGCTTATAAGTTCAAAGCAGCCTTTGCAAGAATGGAAGTGGATGATGTTGGTTTTGCAGCCTATTTCAAGGAGCATGATGAAGAGTTTGATGAGGATGGTAATCTGATTTCAACTATAGGTAGGAGGGGGAAAGTGGGGCCACCTGGTCATGAAGATTGGGATAAG contains:
- the LOC126797624 gene encoding probable endo-1,3(4)-beta-glucanase ARB_01444, which gives rise to MLKKIRRRVKTLISKSFKKPKSKPYIPPPPPPPIPSPSPSPPPEPETMPQSHKKTPFLFPQSQSTVLPDPSPFFSQNLLKTPLPTNSFFQNLTLKNGDQPEYFHPYLIKSAASALSLCYPSRFSNSAFLYQVFNADLTISNTQNPQERHVISSFNDLSITLEFPSSNLRFFLVRGSPFLTCSVSNRTSISISTIHAVLSLSSNESRTKYTVKLNNNQTWLVYTSSSIDLTNPSVSLITSTGFSGIVRIAILPESDPQFESVLDRFSSCYPVSGEAVFTKPFALEYKWEKKGWGDLLMLAHPLHLKLIDGDDCDVTVLEDFKFKSIDGDLVGVVGDSWVLKPDPVSVTWHSTRGIKQDSYSEIISALVKDVEALSSASIATTSSYFYGKLIARAARLALIAEEVCYLDVIPAIRKYLSDTIEPWLDGTFGGNGFLHDGKWGGIVTKQGSLDSGADFGFGIYNDHHYHLGYFIYAISVLAKIDPAWGRRYRAQAYALAADFMNLGRRENSNYPRLRCFDLYKLHSWAGGLTEFGDGRNQESTSEAVNAYYSAALLGLAYGDTHLVATGSILAALEIEAAQMWWQVKEGDNTYEQDFTRENRVVGVLWANKRDSGLWFAPPEWKECRLGIQLLPILPISEVLFSDVAFVRQLVEWTEPALSREGVGEGWKGFVYTLQGIYDKQGALAKIRNLNGYDDGNSLTNLLWWIHSRGEEGDGCENGENICWFKHYH